In Methylococcus geothermalis, one genomic interval encodes:
- a CDS encoding IS1380 family transposase, giving the protein MAGSVLQGEGFSVSFSHREVTAWGGLALFKQMLDSMGFREAAARWGLPEPKSNRGYAPLQLIEQFIVSIWCGACRFAHAETVRMDSTLVRLFGWARAAGHKAIMRLFGRFDMLTNERVQAEAYRWFFGKISALKQVTLDVDSTVITRNGEQEGAARGYNPNRHGRASHHPLLAFVAEARMVANFWLRPGNAHSANNILPFLESTLHHLGDKAVGLLRADSGFFDEAILSALEGKRIPYIIAARLTQPLQRTIYQATGWWALETGLELTELRYHAAGWQSERRLIVVRQSVKRKTAPGKTLSLFADDPDIQGWRYGAFVTTLDLPMVEVWRTYRGRADCENRIKELKADFGLDAFNMRDFWATEAALGFAMLAYNLMSLFRQAVLRSRIQHTLSTLHGLVLAIGGAWHQDTSQHRLMLSVPRKKRAWFAGLWANASAPPFIPGLQNG; this is encoded by the coding sequence ATGGCGGGTTCTGTGCTACAGGGAGAGGGATTTTCGGTCAGTTTCAGCCACCGTGAGGTGACGGCCTGGGGTGGTTTGGCGCTGTTCAAGCAGATGCTTGACAGCATGGGATTTCGGGAAGCAGCGGCGCGCTGGGGATTGCCCGAGCCGAAGTCGAACCGGGGCTATGCGCCGCTGCAACTGATCGAGCAGTTCATCGTCTCGATCTGGTGCGGCGCCTGCCGCTTCGCGCATGCCGAAACGGTGCGCATGGACAGCACGCTGGTGCGGCTGTTTGGCTGGGCACGTGCTGCTGGCCACAAGGCCATCATGCGCCTGTTTGGCCGCTTTGACATGCTCACCAACGAACGGGTGCAGGCCGAGGCCTACCGCTGGTTCTTTGGCAAGATCAGCGCCTTGAAGCAGGTGACGCTCGACGTGGATTCGACGGTCATCACCCGCAACGGCGAGCAGGAAGGGGCGGCGCGTGGCTACAATCCCAACCGGCACGGTCGGGCCAGCCATCACCCGCTGCTGGCCTTTGTTGCCGAAGCGCGCATGGTGGCCAACTTCTGGCTGCGGCCGGGCAATGCGCACAGCGCCAACAACATCCTGCCATTTCTCGAATCGACCCTGCACCATCTGGGCGACAAGGCCGTTGGCCTGCTGCGTGCCGATAGCGGCTTCTTCGACGAGGCCATCCTGTCGGCCCTGGAAGGCAAACGGATTCCCTACATCATCGCAGCCCGGCTGACCCAGCCGCTGCAACGGACGATCTATCAGGCCACCGGCTGGTGGGCGCTGGAAACTGGGCTGGAACTGACCGAACTGCGCTACCACGCGGCAGGCTGGCAGAGTGAACGGCGCTTGATCGTGGTGCGTCAATCGGTCAAGCGCAAAACGGCGCCGGGCAAGACGCTGTCGTTGTTCGCCGACGATCCGGACATTCAGGGCTGGCGCTATGGAGCCTTCGTGACCACGCTTGATCTGCCGATGGTGGAGGTCTGGCGCACCTATCGGGGACGAGCGGACTGTGAGAACCGGATCAAGGAACTGAAAGCCGACTTCGGACTTGATGCGTTCAACATGCGCGACTTCTGGGCCACGGAAGCCGCACTGGGCTTTGCCATGCTCGCCTACAACCTGATGAGCCTGTTTCGGCAGGCCGTCTTGCGCTCCCGGATTCAGCATACGCTGTCCACCCTGCACGGCCTGGTGCTCGCCATCGGTGGCGCGTGGCATCAAGATACCAGCCAGCATCGTTTGATGCTGTCCGTGCCACGTAAAAAACGCGCCTGGTTCGCCGGCCTCTGGGCCAATGCCTCCGCTCCCCCCTTCATCCCGGGGCTGCAAAATGGCTAA
- a CDS encoding transglutaminase TgpA family protein — protein sequence MTHPPLPPELLRRNLPLLCAALALVVTPHAADLPLDIPGFVWLACGWRLAALDRKAPIPSRISLLLLTLAGAGLVYLHFHKFYGREGGTALFLVGLGLKLLEMRSLRDLYLVVYLALFVAVTEYLFSQSIPIAVYTLGVVTLLMSCLIGLNGGESLSLAGRLRLGAKMVMQAIPVMVVLFLLLPRIAGPLWKLPEDEPAGKTGLSDSMEPGEISRLGLSRETAFRVDFEGALPPPRERYWRGPVFWRFDGRRWTAGYDEPLPARQPPQTAGATYRYAVTLEPHRRRWVFPLETVETFPAELTRAEDGFLLAAEPVRERRRYVLSSRPAATFDTLSEGERRRALQIPGMPDERVRDLVNGWLLENPSAEAMAHRALRHFREEPFIYSLRPPAIAGDPVAGFLFDTRRGFCEHYAGAFVYLMRVAGIPARVVTGYQGGHWNPVGHFLEVAQADAHAWAEIWIDGNGWTRFDPTAAVAPERIERELEFAAGADGAVVFASPVAQAWGDRLSSLRGLMRDAGLMWDAVDHAWVQWVLAYGPENQGRFLERLGVVDWNRLVYWLTGLLGLLALISFALLWPRSRPVADPALRLYLRVAGKLERQGLVRAPAEGMRDFAARVAHTRPDLAEPFGRFTALFLAIRYGGTAQAAALERLKALGRDIPSR from the coding sequence GCGCAATCTGCCGCTGCTGTGCGCGGCCCTGGCGCTGGTGGTGACGCCGCACGCGGCCGACCTGCCGCTCGACATCCCCGGTTTCGTCTGGCTGGCCTGCGGCTGGCGCCTGGCGGCGCTTGACCGTAAGGCGCCCATCCCTTCGCGCATCAGCCTGCTCCTGCTGACCCTGGCCGGGGCGGGGCTGGTCTATCTGCACTTCCACAAGTTCTACGGACGGGAGGGCGGCACCGCCCTGTTCCTGGTCGGGCTGGGTCTCAAGCTCCTGGAGATGCGCAGCCTGCGCGACCTGTACCTGGTGGTCTATTTGGCACTGTTCGTCGCCGTCACCGAATACCTGTTCTCCCAGAGCATTCCGATCGCCGTTTATACCTTGGGAGTCGTCACGCTGCTGATGAGCTGCCTGATCGGCTTGAACGGCGGGGAGAGCCTCAGCCTCGCCGGCCGGCTGCGCCTCGGCGCGAAAATGGTGATGCAGGCCATTCCGGTCATGGTGGTGCTGTTCCTGCTCCTGCCGCGCATCGCCGGCCCCTTGTGGAAGCTGCCGGAGGACGAGCCGGCCGGCAAGACCGGCCTGAGCGATTCCATGGAACCCGGCGAGATCAGCCGGCTCGGACTGTCCCGCGAAACCGCCTTCCGCGTCGATTTCGAAGGCGCCCTGCCGCCGCCGCGGGAGCGCTACTGGCGCGGCCCGGTGTTCTGGCGGTTCGACGGCCGCCGCTGGACCGCCGGCTACGACGAACCGCTCCCCGCCCGGCAACCGCCGCAAACGGCCGGAGCAACCTACCGCTACGCCGTGACCCTGGAACCGCACCGGCGGCGCTGGGTGTTTCCGCTGGAGACGGTGGAAACCTTCCCCGCCGAGCTGACGCGCGCCGAGGACGGCTTCCTCCTGGCCGCGGAACCGGTCCGCGAACGTCGGCGCTATGTCCTGTCTTCGCGCCCGGCGGCAACCTTCGACACATTGAGCGAGGGCGAACGACGGCGCGCCTTACAGATTCCGGGCATGCCCGACGAACGGGTAAGGGATCTGGTCAATGGCTGGCTGCTGGAGAACCCTTCCGCCGAAGCCATGGCCCACAGGGCGCTGCGCCATTTCCGCGAGGAACCGTTCATCTATTCCCTGCGTCCGCCGGCCATCGCAGGCGATCCGGTCGCCGGTTTCCTGTTCGACACCCGGCGCGGCTTCTGCGAGCACTATGCCGGCGCCTTCGTCTACCTGATGCGGGTCGCCGGCATCCCGGCGCGGGTCGTCACCGGCTACCAAGGCGGACACTGGAACCCGGTGGGACATTTCCTGGAAGTCGCCCAGGCCGACGCCCACGCCTGGGCGGAAATCTGGATCGACGGCAATGGCTGGACACGCTTCGATCCCACCGCCGCGGTCGCGCCGGAGCGTATCGAACGCGAGCTGGAATTCGCGGCCGGCGCCGACGGCGCAGTGGTGTTCGCCAGCCCCGTGGCGCAGGCATGGGGGGACCGTCTGTCCAGCCTGCGCGGCCTGATGCGCGACGCCGGCCTGATGTGGGACGCGGTCGACCACGCCTGGGTGCAGTGGGTGCTGGCCTACGGCCCGGAGAACCAAGGCCGGTTTCTGGAGCGCTTGGGGGTCGTCGACTGGAACCGCCTGGTTTATTGGCTGACCGGCCTGCTCGGGCTCCTCGCCCTGATCTCCTTCGCCCTGCTGTGGCCGCGCAGCCGGCCCGTCGCCGATCCGGCCCTGCGGCTCTATCTGCGGGTCGCCGGAAAGCTCGAACGCCAGGGACTCGTCCGCGCGCCCGCCGAAGGCATGCGCGATTTCGCCGCCCGCGTCGCCCATACCCGGCCCGACCTGGCCGAACCCTTCGGCCGATTCACGGCGCTGTTCCTGGCCATCCGCTACGGCGGCACGGCTCAGGCCGCCGCGCTCGAACGCCTGAAGGCGCTGGGGCGGGACATCCCGTCACGCTAA
- a CDS encoding group II intron maturase-specific domain-containing protein, translating into MGFGISDYYRPIPELDHWLRRRVRMCYWKQWRYVRTKVKNLLALGTSKRQAILTAISSKSYWRLSRTLATQTGMTNDWLKRQGLISVRALWMKAHGYA; encoded by the coding sequence GTGGGCTTTGGCATCTCGGACTACTATCGCCCGATCCCCGAACTCGACCACTGGCTTCGGCGCCGGGTGCGCATGTGCTACTGGAAACAGTGGCGCTACGTGCGCACCAAGGTCAAGAACCTGTTGGCTCTGGGAACGAGCAAACGCCAGGCGATCCTGACGGCGATCAGCAGCAAGAGCTACTGGCGCCTGTCGCGGACGCTGGCGACCCAGACCGGGATGACCAACGATTGGTTGAAACGCCAAGGGCTCATTTCCGTCCGCGCCCTGTGGATGAAGGCCCATGGCTACGCCTGA